Sequence from the Exiguobacterium aurantiacum genome:
TCGCATAGATGTCGTGCGAACCGGCGGCCGTTCCGATTGTGATCGTCTGCAAGCCGTACTTTCGTAGCAACGGGCCTTGCTGGGCGTGGACGTATTGCACTTTCGTCATCGGAATCAACACGTCGTGCGTCGTGATGATGCCGTGATGCAAACGAATCTCGAGCGGCTTTACATCATACGTGAACCGTTCTTGCTTCCACTTTTGGAAGACGACGATGTCGATCACACTATAGATGAGATCGATGGCGAGCAGGACGTACATCGTATATTGGAGCCATGTCGGCCAGTCAAAATAAAGCGCGGCCGCGACGAGCCCTCCTGTGATGACGAGGCCGATGAGATAAAAGATGGCGCTCGACAGTCGGAAGACGGCGCGTGCCTCGATCGGCAATGTGCCGCTGAATGATGTCGGTGTTGTTTCTATGTCTGACATTGGTGTTTCCTCCTAACGATTCGGAGCATGTGTCCGTTCTACCTCTAGTATACGGCGCGCTCCCTAAAAAAGTTTCAAATTGAGGTCGGGAAACTGTTCAACTGCACGCTCATCGATTCAAACCGCGGTCGGTCTTCTGGTTCGACTTGCTGGATAAGGCGGTCGAGTGCGGCGACACCTTCCTCCTGTAGCGCAGCGTCTAGATGACCGGTCAGTTTAATCGACGCGAACGCACTCGACATGACGGCGACGTCACAGTCAAAGCCGTATTCATATGTCGCCCAGTCGTCAGGGCTCGACACATCTCGCTCCATCCAGCCCGAAACGATGTCGTACGCACCGACGAGGAAGTCGATGTCCCGATCTTTTCGGATTGCGTCCTCGAACATCACGAGCACGTCGGCACCTTCATCGCTCCCGAATGGACTGTATTCATCCGTGCAGTCCAAATAATAGTCATCTTGGAAATGAGCATTGAACCGAGGATGTGCCGTGAGTCGGTCCGGTCCGACTTCCGGGTCATCGACATACATCAAGTCGTCCCACTCAATATCGGTCTCGACGTACCCTTTCCGGAGTTTCTGACGAATCAGCTTTTGCGCTTCTTTGCGGCAGATATCCTCGGATTCGAAATACTTAATTTGAACTTTACCAATCGTCCCGAGCTTTCCGTAATGGACGGCAAACGAGTCGGAACCGACGCGGATGTTCCAAAATTTAGAGCTATGCAGTAAGAATGTTTTCATGATTCCTCCGTAGCACGATGATTTGTAGTTCCTTTCATTATGAATGAAGTGGACAAAGAATAAAACTTGGGTTCACCGATGTCCTAAGGTAGTGATGGTTCTTACGAACGGCTTGAATCATATAAAAAAACGTATCTGATTTTTAATCAGATACGTCTCTATACACTAACTGTGGAGTACCCACATGTTGACGTGACACGAGACTCCGTCTTGCAGCAAGATGCCTGTTCGCTCGTCGGGAAAGAACCGTGTCGTAAACGTCGTTGAACCATCGTTTATAAACACTTCAATCGATGATTGATCGATAATGACGTGCAGCTTCGTCAATTCATCGAGTTGGCATTGTCTCACTTCATCCATTCCGGTTTTTAGATGGCGTCTCTTCAACGTAAATCGCTTTGTCTGTTTATTGTAGCTAAGGAACACCTCATCATGAAAATTGAGCGTAAAACAATCGTTGCCCTCGTCTGCGGGTTCGATCATTAGTTCAAGGGTGCCCGATTGAGAATAGGGAATCGTCATTCCGTTCAGCAAATTCCCCTCCCATTTACGTGAGGATCTCATTTCGCTCAACTCTCGCACTGGTGACTGAAGGAGGTTGTGCCCATTCCATCTCAGTTCTCTTGGTATCGTCAACGCATGTACCCAACCATTATGAATCGTGGGATGATAAGCTTCGGTTTCATCACTCATACCCATCCAAGCGATTAAGATGCGACGCCCATCTGGCAGTTTATATGATTGAGGGGCATAAAAATCGAATCCATGATCTAGTTCTCTAAATGGGCCAAACGGCTGTTCAAGATCGACTTGATTGTTTGAACTGACAACATACCCAGATTGAAATAGATTGTGAAAGGACAATCCGATTGGCTCCATCCCTTGGGGCGACATCATCAAAATGTTTTGTTCCCCATAATCTATAAGATCTGGACATTCCCACATGTATCCCATCTCAACAACTCCATCAATCGTTGTCTCATCGATGACACGATTCAGTGACCAATCATATAAATTATCTGACTTGTAGGAGACGACCGCCCCGCTTCCCGACTCGGTTTGGGCTCCAATCAACATGATCCAGGCATCATCTTGACGTACGACTTTAGGATCGCGGAAGTGGGCCGTGTACCCTTTAGGCAAATAGACGACCGGTCCTTGCTTATGAAAGCTAACTCCGTCATCAGAAATGGCCAGACACTGATACGTTTCCCGCCCATTGCTCGATTTGACGTTTCCTGTATAGAACAAATATAGTCTTTCGTTCCAAACCACGGCACTTCCTGAGTAGCAGCCATTTTTTTCGTACCATTCAACTGGTGCAAGAGCAGGTGGTTGCAACTTCCACTTTAATAGATTTGTCGAAATGGCATGTCCCCAAAATTTCGCCCCATGTGATGTTTCGAACGGATTCCATTGGAAGAATAGATGATAGTTTCCTTTGAAGAAGACTAATCCGTTAGGGTCATTGATTAATCCTGATGGCGCATCGAGGTGAAACGTTAGTCGATGTGGATCTTTATCATCATCTCGTTTAGCCAACTCTTCCTGTACTGCTTGGCGCATGCTTTGCTCTCTGTCTGTCATGCGTAATCTCCTTTCAAGTTATGCACTCATTTTCGTCTCTGTCTCAAGCTCTTTCTTCATTTGATCTGAATAGCCAAACATCCACGTCAATACAAAGGCAACCGCAATGGCGACGATATTGACGAGAAGGTAAAGCAATACTTGTCCATTCAAGTAAAGAAGTGTCCCCGGAATCACTGTCACAGCCATCCCTGTTGCTTTTAATCCGAATAGAGAAGCTAGGAAACCTCCAGCAGCACCACCGATCAACCCCATAACAAACGGTTTACCATAGCGAAGATTAACCCCGAAAATCGCAGGTTCAGTGATACCAAGAAATGCTGAGAATGATGAAGGAAGCGCTAGGGCTTTCAATTTCTTCGATTTGGTCTTCAATCCGACTGCTAACGCGGCACCTCCTTGAGCGGCAACCGAACAAGTGACGATCGCATTGTAAGGATTAGATTTGTACTCGGCGAGCAATTGGATTTCCAACATGTTAAAGACGTGATGAACGCCAGTAATGACAATTAATTGGTTCAGTCCTCCAATGATGAGGCCACTAATTCCAAAAGGCCAACTCAATACGGTCGTAGCAGCATCTAAAATGACCTGTTCTACAGAATGGAAGATTGGACCTACCACTAGAAGTGACACGACAATCATAATTAACAGCGTCATGAAAGGTGTGATGATGAGGTCTAACGTTTCAGGAACCCGGGTGCGAATTCGCCGCTCCAATTTTGCACCTAATATACCAGCTATAAATGCTGGTAAAACCGAACCTTGATATCCGACGACAGGTATCCAATCGAACAACATGATCGCCTCTGCATCACCACTTGCTACAGCGTATGCGTTAGGCAAGGATGGTGAGACAAGCATCAACCCTAAAACCATACCGATAATCGGGGTGCCACCGAACACTCGGAACGTCGACCAAGCGATCAAAGCTGGTAAAAAGATAAATGCGGTATCTGTAAGAACTTGCGTAAACAGTAGGAAGTTTTGGGGGACAGAATCAGGCGTTACTCCAAACCAAGCGAGAACCTCTTCTTGGAGCAATAATCCTCGTAACCCCATGAACAACCCAGTAGCCACAAGTACTGGGATAATCGGGACAAACACGTCACCAAAAGTTCGAATGGCTTGCTGGAAGCGACTACTCTTTTGAACGGCTGCATGTTTCATGTCGGAAGATGAAGAATCATTTAATCCTAGTTGTACTATCTCTTCATAGATTCGATTCACAGTACCTGTTCCTAAAATGACTTGAAATTGTCCGGCATTGTAGAACGCGCCTTTAACTTTTTCAACGTTCTCAACTTTAGCTTGATCGACCTGATTGATATCTTTTACCATGAATCGGAGCCGTGTCGCACAATGTGCCACAGACTCCACATTCTCTTGGCCACCGATAGCAACCAAAATTTCTTCCGCGATTGAACGATTAGTTGACATATAGCTCTCCCCTTTCTGAAATTGTGGAATCGATTCCACATAGTATAAAAAAATATGGAATCGATTCCCTATCGCGTTAAAAAAAGATGCAATCGACTTTGAAAACGATTACATCAATTAATATAACATCCTCTATTCAAGAAGTCTATGAGAAATTACTTTCGTCGAGATGGTCTTCTTTCCTTCAATTTGTGTCAGTAACAACTCTGCTGCACTTTTCCCCGCTTCTTCAATTGGGAAATCGATAGTCAACAAAGAAGGAATGACATATCTCGAAAGTTCAGATGTACCCATTCCCGCTAAGAGGACTTCTTTAGGGACTTCAATTTGTTTATGTTTCAAGTACTCGAAAGCCCCTACAGCAAGACGATCCGTAGCGGCAATAACGACATCTGGATGGCCAAGCCCTGCTTCTATGATTACCTTCATTCCGTCTTGACCAGACTTTATATCAAATGTGCCACTCCAATCCCATTCAAGTGGAAGTTGAATGTTTGCATCTTCCAGGGCACTTCGCACGCCTCCTCTACGCATGACACCAACCGAATAGTCAGTATCGGCTACACCTAAATAAGCAATTTTTTTATGCCCATTCTCAATTAACTTGTTAGTCAATTCTTTGGCGGCTGAAAAATCATCGAACACCACGTTATACATTTCAGGATAAGGTTGTCCGACTACAACGTTTGGAACGTTGGTTTCTTTTAAAACGTTTTGCAATTCATTACTGACATGAGTTGCCGATAAAATAATACCGTCGACGTTTCTACTTTTTAGCAACCTCAAAGATTCTGTTTCTTTTTCAATCGATAAATTCGTATTGACCAATAAGATTTGATACCCTTTGGCCGCGAGAACGTCATCAATACCTTTTACAAGTCGGCTCGATGTTTCTGTACTTATTTTGGGAAGAACGACACCTACTACTTTTGATTTTTTAGTTCGTAGCGACTTGGCACTTTCACTTGGAACATAACCGGTCTCTTCGATTACTTTCAATACCCGGAGACGAGCGGCTTCACTCACATAACCAGAGTCATTTAATACGCGAGAAACCGTTGTTCTTGATACCCCAGCTTTTGACGCAATTTCATTTATGGTTGCCATCGTTTTACACCTCATTAATACCGCTGTTCTTTATTAGTTTACTGTTTTTCTAGCATATTTGATACCTCCCAACAGTATCTTTTAATCAAATGAAAGGGACCCAATCAACTTCTTGATTTGGTCCCTCCTTGTCATGTTATCGGTCTTCAAAGAACCATTTCTTACGCGGTTCCACTTTCAAGTTGTCCCCGTGTTTCTTCATCTCGGTGATGAGGTAACGTTCGAGTTCGTTCATTGCCTTGACCCAGTCTGTCATCGTCGCGACGAGCGGGACGACGGTCAAGATAAGGTCCTCCTCTTCATCCCGCATCTTCTCGATCATCAGCTTCGCGAAGTCGAAGTTCTCATGGATCAGATCCTCTTCTCGGTCGATGATGTGCTCGTTCTCGAGTTCATACGCTGAAAACAAGCGCTCATGTCGTCTGAGCAAATGCCGCATATGACGCATCAGTTCGTCCTCAAGCTGCGGTGGTAAATGTTCGAGCGTCAAATAATCACCGTATAGCTTGTCGAGCACGTGGATGGCGGCACTGTTCGTATCGATCATCTTCGACTTCAAGACCGCCCGGCGATAAATCGGCGTCTTTTTCTCGAGCCAACGGTTGGCTTTAATCTCTTCTTCAAAGAAGTCGTATGTCGCTTTTGAGCCTCTATGTTTCTTTTTCGTCTCCTCAAGTGACTCGAACGACGAGCGTCCCCCTTCTGTTTCCGAGAACAGACGGGCAATACGGACGGCCATTTGGAAGACGGTCGTAATCTCATCCTCAAGCTTTCGCTCATAACGCGGCGGGAACAAGAGCGCGTTGACGAGAAGCGCCACCGTGATCCCCATCATGATGAGCAAGTAACGTTCTCCGGCGAACATCCAGACGGGCATGTCCGATTGGCTCGCCCCTTCCATGATCAGAATCGTCGTCAAGATGACGGTCCGGGTCGTCGACTCGAGGTTCAAGAAGAGAAGGATCGAGATGGCGATGATGATGACGACGCCAATGGCGATCGGCGTCGGGTTCGGCGTCAACATTAACGAGAAGACGGCGAGCAAAGCCCCGATCAAGTTCCCTTTTAGTTCTTCTAGTAGCCGGACTCCCGTCTGATAGACGGACGGTAATAACGCGAGCGAGGCCGCTAGCGCCGGTACGACAATCTGTTCAAATTGAAATGCCTCGGCGATGAGTAACACCAAGGCGACGGATATCCCGGTCTTGATTGTTCTAGCTCCAAATCTCATGCGGTGTCGACAACGAAGTGTCTTCCTCCCTTATACACGTCTTAACTTTTTGTATCCCACTTGCCATGCCCTGAAACCTCATAACATTTCAAGCCGTTGTCCCCTGTTTCGAGAGCGCTTCCGTGGTATGATGGCGTTGGATATTTTCTTTAATCTTGATGGGGAGGGGTTTACTTGTCAACCATTGCTTTATTTGGAGGGAGCGGCCGCACGGGGATGCGGTTGCTCGAACGTTTATTAGAAGACGGACACGACGTCAGACTCTTGTCACGCCGCGAGGTCGAACCGAAGGCTCGTCTCACGGTCATCATCGGGGACGCGACCGATGCGGATGCCATCGCGGAGACGGTGAAATCGGCCGACGTCGTCATGTCGGCGCTCGGGACGGATAAGCAGGACGTCTTGTCCCGCTTCACGCCGCTCGTCATCTCGGCGATGCAAGCAGCCGGAATCAAGCGCATCTTGACGGTCGGGACGGCCGGCATCTTGCAGGCACATGATTCTGACAACTATCGTTTCGAGACCCGCGAGTCGAAACGTTCGATGACGACCGCGGCCGAGGATCACGCCCGGGCGTATGAACTGCTCGACGCGTCGACTCTCGATTATACAACCGTCTGCCCGACGCAATTGATTGAAGATGCGTCCGTCGGGAACATCGTCATCACAGCTGACGTGCTCGGGACACAGAACTCGGGACCGATCTCGCGTGACGACGTGGCAGATCTCGTCATTCAAGCTTGGGAGAACAACTCATATCGTAGACATCGCGTCGGCATCACGACGGAATCATAAGTAGGGGATGGGGATTTATGAACGAACAACGCATGCGCCTCGCGCAATTGACCGACGTATTTGACATGCAAGCTGAGACCGAATCGGCTCGTCTCGCCAAGACCGCACTCCGAAAAGTGACACAAAATGAGATTTGGATTGCTGTCTGTGGTCATTTCTCGGCTGGTAAGTCGACACTTCTCAACAATTGGCTCGGGGACGGTGTGTTACCGACGAGTCCGATTCCGACGAGTGCGAATATCGTGACGCTTCGACATGGGGAAATCGGTGCATCCGTCGCCGTCAACGACACAGATTGGATTCGACTCGCGCCGGATGAGCTCGACCGTTTGAGCGACTACTGCAAAATCGAAGAGATTAAAGAAGTCGAGTACGCTCTGTCCCGCTTCCCGTTCGGAAGCGACGTCGTCCTCATGGACACGCCCGGGATTGACTCGACCGATGAACGGCACCGTCAAGCGACGGAACGATCCCTCTTCCTCGCCGACCATCTGTTCTTCATGATGGACTACAATCACGTCCAGTCCGAACAAAACATCAAACTGATGAAACAGTTCAGCGCCGAAGGGCGTCCCTACTCAATTATTATCAACCAAATCGATAAGCACGATGAAGGAGAGCTTCCATTCAGTACGTTCAAACGCTCGCTCGAGACCGCCTTCACTCGTCACGCCATCAATCCGGACGATATGTTCTACATCTCGCTCCGTGAGCTCGATCACCCAGAAAATGAGGTCGAACGCCTCCGGACGCACGTCCAAGCCGTCATCGACGCCGCGCGGGAACATTCGGAAGCACGCGCCGACTTGCTCGTCGACACGTTGCTCGCCCGGTCTACTCGTGCGAATGACGCGCTCCTGAACGAGTTACCGGTCGTCGAGAAGCAGCCGACGGAGATTCAAGCCCGCCTGCAACGCCTCGACAAGAAGGCGATATGGCTCACCGCGTTCCACCGCGAGTTCTTCAAACACCAGACACCGATCGTCGCGAGCGCGCCGATCATGAATTATGAGTTCCGTGAACTGTTGCGGGACTATCTCGAGAGTTGTGCGCCGGAGTTCAAGGTCGGCCTGTTCTTCTCAAAAGACAAGACGCGCCAGGAACGCCTGCGTCGCGAAGACATCGCCGTCAAGGAGTTCAACCGATTGATCGATACGAACCTTCGCCCCCACTTGATCAAGTACGCCGAAGACATCGTCCGCGATTTGAAACTGCCCGAGGCGATTTTGTCCCGTCCGGATACGTTACCGACTGCACCGAGCACGCTCATCAGTGACCAAGTGAAGTCCGGTGCATCGCTCAGTGGTGACACGGTGCTTCAATTCAGCCGCGACATCGAGTCGGCCCTCGCCTCTTGGGTGACGAAAGTGTCCGAACCGTGGGTCACGTCCGTCGAAACGTATCTTGAGGTTGAAGGCCAAGACCGAATCCATTCCATCGAGACCGAGCAAGACGAATTGTATGACATGCTCGACACGCTGGCGCTAAAACGTCAGCTGGCGGAACAGAGAGACGAGCTCACCCATTACACGACACGTGACCTCTCGGATTCGCGTTTGACGGACCTTGAGACCCGTCACTACGTCACGGCCGGCCAATTACCGCAGAAACAAGTCGAACATCAGCAACAAGAAGTTGCCTCGACCTCGCTTCTGGTGGATGATATCACCGCTTTGTCGTTTGATTTTTCTTATGAATATGCGGTATGTGAAATATTAGAGAACCATCCGTTATTCAAGTCACGCGTCAAATCGCTCCGTCATAAATTGGCCCGGGCCGAATCCGAGACGTACACGCTCGCCATCTTCGGGGCATTCTCGTCCGGCAAATCGTCGACGTTGAACGCGTTGCTCGGTGAGACTGTGCTCCCGACGTCACCGAACCCACTGACGGCGTCGATCACGAAAATCGTGCCGCCGAACGGCCGTGCCAACAAGAGCGCGTTGATCACGTTCAAGACACGTGCCGAACTCGAGGCCGAGCTGAACGGTTACGGGGCGTCACTCGACGCACTCCATCTCGACCACCCGTTCGTAAACGCCGTCAAGAACGCTCCCCTGTCCTATCTCGGTAGCCAGAAGACGGTCGACTATGACACGTTCTGCTCGTTCGTTACGGAGGAAGAGAAGAGCTGTATCGTCAAAGAGATCGAGCTCGCCATCGACTCCCCTTGGGCCGAACGTGGCATCATCTTCGTCGACACGCCGGGTGCCGACTCGCAGTTCAACCGTCATAGCGAGGTACAGTTCGGCTATATGCGTGACGCCGACGCCGTCCTGTTCGTGACGTATTACAATCACGCCTTCACCGAGGCCGACCGTGAACTCGTCATCCAGCTCGGACGTGTCCAAGGGACAGGTGACCATCACATGTTCTTCCTCGTCAACGCGTCCGATTTGGCGGCGGATGAGGCGGAACAGCTTGCCGTCACCGATTATGTGTCGAACCAGTTGACGAAGCTCGGAGTCCGTCATCCGACGGTGCTACCGATTTCGAGCCGGAACGCCATCCAGGGCACGGACGCCGGGTTCGACCGATTCTCGGTCAAGCTCGAGCAATTCGTCGACCACGATTTGCGTCAGGCGAACGCGGTCCGCATCAAAGATGAGGCACATGCCCTCGTCACCGCGTTCGAGGACGTCGTCCGCGAGGCCGAAGCGGATGCGAGCGTCAAGGCGGCCCGCCGTGACAAGCTCGAACAAGTGCGCACGTCTGACAATCGTCTCAACGTCACGACGCTCGAAAACCCGTTCCAGCGCGAGACGGACGAGTTGCTCGCCCACCTCGAAACCCGCTCGCTCCTCCGGCTGTCGGACTTCGTCAAAGAGACGTTCCACCCGATCGAGGTCGATGGATCGAAGGCGAGCCTCGAGCGCGCCCTCAGCCGGACACTCGACAAGTATGCGTATGACATCCATCAAGAGCTGCAAGTGTTCCAATATCGGCTCGAGCGCTTCTTGAAACGGGAGACGGAACGCTTGATCGAGCGCGAGACGCTCAAACTGCGTCCGCTCTTGCCGACGTTGTCTTTCGAAGACGACATCGACATCGATTGGCTCCGCGACGCCGTCGACCCGGTCACGTTCGAGGCGGCCCCTTTCCGTCCCGTCTTAAAGCACTATAAGAATGCGAACCAGTTCTTCGAAGGCGATGGCCGGACGAAGTTGCGCGACGACTTGAGCGCCCTGTTGAAGACGGCGGTGCGTGAACAGCTTGCGCGCGTCGGAAGTCATCAAGTCGAACGGACGGCGACGCACCTTGCCGCGCTCGAGACGACGCTCAGCCAGGACTGGGACCGTGAAGTGAACGACCTCGTCGCCGGTGAATTGAGCGTGCTCTCGGACGGACAATCGTTCCAAGACATGACACAGCGCCTCGCTGCGCTCAGAAAGGACTGAACGCATGGGTTCTTTGTTGCTCGTCGGATTGATTCCGGCCGTCATCATGACGGTCGCACTCGGCTTGTTTATCCGCCATCTGTATCTGAATAGAGAGTAGACTTTGAAGGATGGGACCGAAACCGGCCCCATCCTTTTTTCACGTCGTCATAAACCGACTTCAAACCACTCCTTGACGGTCCCAAAGCTTTTCGACGCTCAATAGTTCTTGTTGATTGAACGTCACTTTATATACGTCCGGCATATCGAGTTCTTTCCAGAACGTATAGCCATACTGTTCATCAAAATAATTGAGGATCAGCACCATGATATTCCCATGCGTACCGATTGCGATTCGCTTTCCTTCGTATTGGTCGAGTAGTGACTGAATCGCACGGACTCCCCGCTGTTGAGCGACAACGTTCGATTCGCCGCCTTCCCATGCAAAAGTAGGATCTTCCCACACTTTTGTCATCGCCAGGGTAAAATTCTCGGCCGGCTCTGTCATCAATGTCCGCTCTCTCAAGTCATCGATGAGCAGAACTTCTGTTTCAATCTGGTCAGCAATCCCTTGGACGGTTTGAATAGCTCGTTTATATGGACTCGAAACGACGAGATCAATCTTTTCTTCACTCAAGGTGTTCGTGATGTTACGGACGTCTCTCTCTCCCTTTTCAGATAAGGGTCTCGTCCATTCATCGGCTGTATATGTAGAGTGTGCATGTCTTACGAAATATAAGGTCGTCATGTCATCGTCTCCCATTCTATGTATGTCATCATTCACTATTATTCCACTGATACTTATTGTAAAATTATCCAGCGTGACTTCATTATAATCCTCAAAAAGAGCATAACGCCTACATATTTTTTTTCGATGAAGACGACATCGAAGTTGGAACGGTGAGAATATACCGTGAGAGTTCACGATGTAAGCCGCAAAAATATAGGTTGATGGGAGAGGCAAACATGAAAAGCAGAATTCACATACTGGGCGCTTCGGGCTCCGGCACGTCAACACTTGGCGACGCGTTAGCGAACATCTTGCCGCATACTCATCTGGATACGGACGATTATTTCTGGACCACCAAGTTCACCGAACCGAGACCCGTCCCTGAACGACGCGAGATGCTCAAAGAAGAGTTGTTCCAATCTGAACGGTGGATTCTGTCAGGGTCACTTGTCGGCTGGGGCGACTGCTTCATGCCCTATTTTGATTTGGTTATCTTTTTATGGATTCCGCCCGACGTT
This genomic interval carries:
- a CDS encoding histidine phosphatase family protein, which produces MGDDDMTTLYFVRHAHSTYTADEWTRPLSEKGERDVRNITNTLSEEKIDLVVSSPYKRAIQTVQGIADQIETEVLLIDDLRERTLMTEPAENFTLAMTKVWEDPTFAWEGGESNVVAQQRGVRAIQSLLDQYEGKRIAIGTHGNIMVLILNYFDEQYGYTFWKELDMPDVYKVTFNQQELLSVEKLWDRQGVV